The Salvelinus sp. IW2-2015 linkage group LG8, ASM291031v2, whole genome shotgun sequence genome window below encodes:
- the casp3b gene encoding caspase-3b isoform X1: MSDLVDAKCITAQGPGSPSVPRFTIENHKVDARPPADMYTYKMNYPSLGQCVIINNKNFDRRTGMSSRKGTDVDAGYARKVFERLGYNVKVANDQTVQQIQQLLYTVSHDDHSQSASFVCVMLSHGDEGVFYGTDGNVELQKLTRLFRGDRCKTLVGKPKLFFIQACRGSDLDCGIETDSVAGGIETDSVAANYPERVPVEADFLYAYSTAPGYYSWRNTDKGSWFIQALCEMLQRYGKQLDIMQIMTRVNHKVAHDFEASPNANKQIPCIVSMLTKHLYFPH, from the exons ATGTCTGATTTGGTGGATGCCAAATGCATAACTGCACAGGG GCCAGGGAGTCCCTCAGTGCCAAGGTTTACTATAGAGAATCATAAAGTAGATGCTAGGCCTCCAGCTGACATGTACACATATAAAATGAACTACCCCAGCCTTGGACAATgtgtcatcatcaacaacaagaaCTTTGACAGGAGAACAG GAATGAGTTCTCGCAAGGGAACAGATGTGGACGCTGGCTATGCAAGGAAAGTGTTTGAACGTTTGGGGTACAACGTGAAAGTTGCCAATGACCAGACTGTGCAGCAGATCCAACAGCTGCTTTACACTG TGTCTCATGACGACCACAGCCAGTCGGcctcctttgtgtgtgtgatgctgagcCATGGAGACGAGGGTGTGTTCTATGGCACAGATGGAAATGTGGAGCTCCAGAAGCTCACCAGACTCTTCAGGGGCGACCGCTGCAAAACACTGGTGGGAAAGCCCAAACTCTTCTTCATCCAG GCGTGCCGTGGCTCTGATCTGGACTGTGGAATAGAGACAGACAGTGTTGCTGGTGGAATAGAGACGGACAGCGTTGCTGCTAACTATCCAGAGAGGGTTCCAGTGGAGGCAGACTTTCTCTATGCTTACTCTACAGCCCCAG GCTACTACTCCTGGAGGAACACCGACAAGGGCTCCTGGTTCATCCAGGCCCTCTGTGAGATGTTACAAAGGTACGGCAAACAGCTGGACATTATGCAGATCATGACACGRGTCAACCACAAGGTGGCACATGACTTCGAGGCTTCCCCCAATGCCAACAAGCAGATCCCTTGCATTGTGTCTATGTTGACCAAACATCTCTACTTTCCACATTGA
- the cenpu gene encoding centromere protein U isoform X2, whose amino-acid sequence MSKKSQMSKMLKLVQHELVEGPSKDTQKSKATDSHISPNVSTIEKASFLDECDTYGNPLHSTALEEDFSPNLAQNKEGVVKEGAAKRRWGPSKKVNSTTPKRPTQSGRGQTKRRASKVVQPKXSPQQNVKPKARPQKEIAEGTGEEDLTEAQSRPSAPQKKAVRKEQDTEVDDSRSSGEEEEIEVSAPGSSPQPIHKKRRTSLSSENLTHEDISWNPSQKKAKPDDVRKQRKSSVERGSRGKSSSGRAGPSKRDEQKRRNVKNPTDLDVVLDSFLEFVSEYMDAVDSNAVLQAIDALSSSFEDQLTEKITASKELKFLKRDNAKMNAAINCKRARLLEAKNELIRSEAQLRALQKDQSRLEQRLTDIRKGTTFLKDLGHLHKIYLDHRKAHPNQAEEYGPSSLPALLLEARDVLGTEDQLKTVNERLQQALDRVTHNK is encoded by the exons ATGAG TAAGAAGAGCCAAATGTCGAAGATGCTCAAACTTGTGCAACACGAGCTTGTTGAG GGTCCATCAAAAGATACACAGAAATCTAAAGCAACGGACAGTCATATTTCCCCAAATGTTTCTACCATTGAGAAAGCCAGTTTCCTTGATGAGTGCGATACTTATG GTAACCCACTGCACAGCACTGCCCTTGAGGAAGATTTCAGCCCAAACTTGGCTCAAAACAAAGAGGGAGTGGTGAAGGAGGGGGCAGCTAAGAGAAGATGGGGCCCATCCAAAAAGGTTAATAGTACGACCCCAAAAAGACCCACACAGTCTGGGAGAGGTCAGACCAAACGGAGAGCTAGCAAAGTGGTCCAGCCAAAGSGATCTCCACAGCAAAATGTCAAACCAAAAGCCAG GCCCCAAAAAGAGATTGCAGAAGGGACAGGTGAAGAGGATTTAACAGAAGCTCAGAGCAGGCCTTCTGCACCACAGAAAAAGGCAGTCAGAAAGGAACAGGACACAGAAGTGGATGACTCG AGGTCATCGGGTGAGGAGGAGGAAATTGAGGTGTCTGCTCCGGGCTCCAGTCCTCAACCTATTCATAAGAAACGTAGAACATCCCTGTCTTCAGAGAATCTGACGCATGAGGACATTAGTTGG AATCCAAGTCAGAAGAAGGCCAAACCAGACGATGTGCGAAAGCAAAGGAAGTCCTCAGTTGAGAGGGGTTCGAGGGGGAAGTCCTCCTCAG GAAGGGCTGGTCCTTCCAAAAGAGACGAGCAGAAACGAAGGAATGTAAAAAATCCCACTGATCTTGATGTGGTGTTGGACTCATTTTTGGAATTCGTGTCAGAGTATAT GGATGCAGTGGATTCTAATGCAGTATTGCAGGCTATAGATGCTCTCTCAAGCTCTTTTGAAGATCAACTCACAGAGAAG ATAACTGCTTCAAAGGAGCTAAAATTCCTGAAAAGGGACAACGCAAAG ATGAATGCTGCCATTAACTGTAAGAGAGCCAGGCTGCTCGAGGCCAAAAATGAACTTATAAG GAGTGAGGCCCAATTGAGGGCCCTGCAGAAGGACCAGTCTCGACTTGAGCAGAGGCTAACAGACATACGGAAGGGAACCACTTTCTTGAAAGATCTGGGTCACCTGCACAAGATCTACCTGGACCATAGAAAAGCCCACCCTAACCAGgcggaggag TATGGCCCCTCCAGTCTACCAGCTCTTCTCCTGGAGGCCCGTGATGTGCTGGGGACTGAAGATCAGCTGAAGACTGTCAACGAGAGGCTGCAACAGGCTCTGGACAGAGTGACTCACAACAAGTGA
- the casp3b gene encoding caspase-3b isoform X2 → MYTYKMNYPSLGQCVIINNKNFDRRTGMSSRKGTDVDAGYARKVFERLGYNVKVANDQTVQQIQQLLYTVSHDDHSQSASFVCVMLSHGDEGVFYGTDGNVELQKLTRLFRGDRCKTLVGKPKLFFIQACRGSDLDCGIETDSVAGGIETDSVAANYPERVPVEADFLYAYSTAPGYYSWRNTDKGSWFIQALCEMLQRYGKQLDIMQIMTRVNHKVAHDFEASPNANKQIPCIVSMLTKHLYFPH, encoded by the exons ATGTACACATATAAAATGAACTACCCCAGCCTTGGACAATgtgtcatcatcaacaacaagaaCTTTGACAGGAGAACAG GAATGAGTTCTCGCAAGGGAACAGATGTGGACGCTGGCTATGCAAGGAAAGTGTTTGAACGTTTGGGGTACAACGTGAAAGTTGCCAATGACCAGACTGTGCAGCAGATCCAACAGCTGCTTTACACTG TGTCTCATGACGACCACAGCCAGTCGGcctcctttgtgtgtgtgatgctgagcCATGGAGACGAGGGTGTGTTCTATGGCACAGATGGAAATGTGGAGCTCCAGAAGCTCACCAGACTCTTCAGGGGCGACCGCTGCAAAACACTGGTGGGAAAGCCCAAACTCTTCTTCATCCAG GCGTGCCGTGGCTCTGATCTGGACTGTGGAATAGAGACAGACAGTGTTGCTGGTGGAATAGAGACGGACAGCGTTGCTGCTAACTATCCAGAGAGGGTTCCAGTGGAGGCAGACTTTCTCTATGCTTACTCTACAGCCCCAG GCTACTACTCCTGGAGGAACACCGACAAGGGCTCCTGGTTCATCCAGGCCCTCTGTGAGATGTTACAAAGGTACGGCAAACAGCTGGACATTATGCAGATCATGACACGRGTCAACCACAAGGTGGCACATGACTTCGAGGCTTCCCCCAATGCCAACAAGCAGATCCCTTGCATTGTGTCTATGTTGACCAAACATCTCTACTTTCCACATTGA
- the cenpu gene encoding centromere protein U isoform X1 — protein MSKKSQMSKMLKLVQHELVEKGPSKDTQKSKATDSHISPNVSTIEKASFLDECDTYGNPLHSTALEEDFSPNLAQNKEGVVKEGAAKRRWGPSKKVNSTTPKRPTQSGRGQTKRRASKVVQPKXSPQQNVKPKARPQKEIAEGTGEEDLTEAQSRPSAPQKKAVRKEQDTEVDDSRSSGEEEEIEVSAPGSSPQPIHKKRRTSLSSENLTHEDISWNPSQKKAKPDDVRKQRKSSVERGSRGKSSSGRAGPSKRDEQKRRNVKNPTDLDVVLDSFLEFVSEYMDAVDSNAVLQAIDALSSSFEDQLTEKITASKELKFLKRDNAKMNAAINCKRARLLEAKNELIRSEAQLRALQKDQSRLEQRLTDIRKGTTFLKDLGHLHKIYLDHRKAHPNQAEEYGPSSLPALLLEARDVLGTEDQLKTVNERLQQALDRVTHNK, from the exons ATGAG TAAGAAGAGCCAAATGTCGAAGATGCTCAAACTTGTGCAACACGAGCTTGTTGAG AAGGGTCCATCAAAAGATACACAGAAATCTAAAGCAACGGACAGTCATATTTCCCCAAATGTTTCTACCATTGAGAAAGCCAGTTTCCTTGATGAGTGCGATACTTATG GTAACCCACTGCACAGCACTGCCCTTGAGGAAGATTTCAGCCCAAACTTGGCTCAAAACAAAGAGGGAGTGGTGAAGGAGGGGGCAGCTAAGAGAAGATGGGGCCCATCCAAAAAGGTTAATAGTACGACCCCAAAAAGACCCACACAGTCTGGGAGAGGTCAGACCAAACGGAGAGCTAGCAAAGTGGTCCAGCCAAAGSGATCTCCACAGCAAAATGTCAAACCAAAAGCCAG GCCCCAAAAAGAGATTGCAGAAGGGACAGGTGAAGAGGATTTAACAGAAGCTCAGAGCAGGCCTTCTGCACCACAGAAAAAGGCAGTCAGAAAGGAACAGGACACAGAAGTGGATGACTCG AGGTCATCGGGTGAGGAGGAGGAAATTGAGGTGTCTGCTCCGGGCTCCAGTCCTCAACCTATTCATAAGAAACGTAGAACATCCCTGTCTTCAGAGAATCTGACGCATGAGGACATTAGTTGG AATCCAAGTCAGAAGAAGGCCAAACCAGACGATGTGCGAAAGCAAAGGAAGTCCTCAGTTGAGAGGGGTTCGAGGGGGAAGTCCTCCTCAG GAAGGGCTGGTCCTTCCAAAAGAGACGAGCAGAAACGAAGGAATGTAAAAAATCCCACTGATCTTGATGTGGTGTTGGACTCATTTTTGGAATTCGTGTCAGAGTATAT GGATGCAGTGGATTCTAATGCAGTATTGCAGGCTATAGATGCTCTCTCAAGCTCTTTTGAAGATCAACTCACAGAGAAG ATAACTGCTTCAAAGGAGCTAAAATTCCTGAAAAGGGACAACGCAAAG ATGAATGCTGCCATTAACTGTAAGAGAGCCAGGCTGCTCGAGGCCAAAAATGAACTTATAAG GAGTGAGGCCCAATTGAGGGCCCTGCAGAAGGACCAGTCTCGACTTGAGCAGAGGCTAACAGACATACGGAAGGGAACCACTTTCTTGAAAGATCTGGGTCACCTGCACAAGATCTACCTGGACCATAGAAAAGCCCACCCTAACCAGgcggaggag TATGGCCCCTCCAGTCTACCAGCTCTTCTCCTGGAGGCCCGTGATGTGCTGGGGACTGAAGATCAGCTGAAGACTGTCAACGAGAGGCTGCAACAGGCTCTGGACAGAGTGACTCACAACAAGTGA